A single genomic interval of Acipenser ruthenus chromosome 28, fAciRut3.2 maternal haplotype, whole genome shotgun sequence harbors:
- the LOC117434940 gene encoding large ribosomal subunit protein P2-like, which yields MRYVAAYLLAVLGGKDAPKSGDLKKILESVGIEADDVRMDKVINELSGKKVEDVIAQGYSKLASVPAGGAAVAVVSSGAAAGSGGAAPAKVEEKKEEKKDESEESDDDMGFGLFD from the exons ATGCGTTACGTAGCTGCTTACCTCCTGGCCGTCCTGGGCGGCAAAGATGCCCCCAAATCTGGAGACCTGAAGAAGATCCTGGAGAGCGTGGGCATCGAGGCGGATGATGTGCGCATGGACAAG GTGATCAACGAGCTGTCTGGAAAGAAGGTGGAAGATGTCATTGCCCAGG gCTACAGCAAGCTGGCCAGTGTTCCAGCAGGTGGCGCCGCTGTTGCTGTGGTGAGTTCAGGAGCAGCAGCTGGGAGTGGTGGTGCAGCCCCTGCTAAAG TTGAGGAGAAGAAGGAAGAGAAGAAGGACGAATCAGAGGAGTCTGATGACGACATGGGATTTGGTCTCTTTGATTAA